The Gasterosteus aculeatus chromosome 8, fGasAcu3.hap1.1, whole genome shotgun sequence genome has a window encoding:
- the zfr2 gene encoding zinc finger RNA-binding protein isoform X7 — MAASNYFGFTHAAGPQYSAQPPPAYSHPSTASYSVQQAPAVAHAVTASYTAAPVQAARPVVTAPYPTYQSHQAPPDYAYRQPDPPAPPQPTTTPQTYQVYPETDSYSYGRPAAVTTYDNKQYYQTSIAPAQRTHTDNYYQTGVKSAYSPAPSTVYSQPPPPQRQVTALKPLAPSVSTSYNIYPVSTSVQQPPTPISSYTLGSSFGSAVAATTYSGISYSSYDSTGYTSTPTPSYYQPAQQTLTQPQPPPPPQQQLQQTQPPIQPPPKQLTSSSWSNSGSNMVTAPTVNAYKKPLFHQSKLQRPKGPPKQPQLHYCDICKISCAGPQTYREHLEGQKHKKKEAALKSGGQSGANNGPRGVQTQLRCELCDVACTGVDAYAAHIRGAKHQKVVKLHTKLGKPIPSTEPVLVNSAPVVTTSTAGKPTVSTSTPASASTTSTPIVTHKQVAVNVTAKTAPVKKPAPSKITVVSHKPVSAPAAAVVAAAPKAEEPIQHPVQRMDPQSDDEDCDRAGGQGDIQPVGHDYVEEVRNDDGKVIRFHCKLCECSFNDPNAKDMHLKGRRHRLQYKKKVNPELPVEIKPSNRARKLQESKLKKQKQKAVLKRQRDDEQRWHMEMRSDSWPKRYEEDMYWRRMEEEQMYWGEQRRRMAPPPLMSRPGMPVPPLLTCVRRPDSPDDRHIMAKHSTIYPVEEELQAVQRIVSHSERALKLVSDFLLEKETPAVETAADEGEDEKSAESSGRLLKGVMRVGILAKGLLLRGDRNVELILLTAKKPTISLLKNIAKHLPKELETFSEDQYEVQAHPEEANIVIFSSKEPKMQVTISLTSPLMREDPATEKDKQAGGKTAEKGVAEKDPTDLLNKRKCLEYLAALRHAKWFQARANGLQSCVIIIRVLRDLCQRVPTWGKMPCWAMELLVEKVISSAAAPLSPGEAMRRVLECISTGILLPEGPGLMDPCEKETTDALRSMTLQAREDITASAQHALRLLAFRQIHKVLGMDSLPASKASARNRKRRRDGSDSGDGEGEGKKDKKEEAESA, encoded by the exons ATGGCTGCAAGCAATTATTTCGGGTTCACGCATGCTGCCGGTCCGCAGTACAG tGCCCAGCCTCCCCCGGCCTATTCCCATCCCTCTACAGCCAGTTACAGCGTGCAGCAGGCTCCAGCCGTGGCTCACGCAGTGACTGCGTCCTATACTGCTGCTCCGGTCCAGGCAGCCAGGCCCGTGGTCACTGCTCCTTACCCCACCTATCAGAGCCACCAGGCGCCCCCTGACTACGCATACAGGCAGCCAGACCCCCCGGCGCCCCCGCagcccaccaccaccccacAGACGTACCAAGTATACCCGGAAACG GACAGCTACAGCTACGGGCGTCCTGCAGCAGTGACCACCTATGACAACAAACAGTACTACCAGACGAGTATAGCTCCAgctcagaggacacacacagacaattacTACCAAACAG GGGTAAAGAGCGCTTACAGTCCAGCACCCTCCACTGTGTACagccagcctcctcctccccagagGCAAGTAACGGCCCTGAAGCCTCTGGCCCCGTCTGTGTCCACCAGCTACAACATCTACCCCGTGTCCACCAGTGTGCAGCAGCCACCAACACCCATTTCATCCTACACCCTCGGCTCCTCCTTCGGCTCCGCTGTTGCGGCCACTACCTACTCGG GCATTAGCTACTCCAGTTATGACTCAACCGGCTACACCTCCACTCCCACCCCCTCCTATTACCAGCCGGCCCAGCAGACTCTCACCCAGccgcagcctcctcctcctcctcagcagcagctgcaacaGACCCAGCCCCCCATCCAGCCACCACCTAAGCAGCTGACGAGCTCTTCCTGGAGCAACTCGGGCAGCAACATGGTGACGGCGCCGACTGTAAACGCCTACAAGAAGCCCCTGTTTCACCAGAGCAAGCTGCAAAGACCCAAAGGGCCTCCGAAGCAGCCCCAGCTCCATTACTGTGACATTTGCAAGATCAGCTGTGCAGGCCCTCAG ACGTACCGGGAGCATCTAGAGGGCCAGAAACATAAGAAAAAAGAGGCAGCCCTGAAATCCGGGGGTCAGTCCGGGGCCAACAACGGGCCAAGGGGGGTCCAGACTCAGTTGCGCTGTGAGCTATGTGACGTCGCCTGCACCGGCGTGGACGCCTACGCCGCACATATCCGTGGGGCCAAACACCAGAAG GTGGTGAAACTTCACACCAAGTTGGGTAAACCTATACCTTCCACTGAGCCAGTGTTGGTGAATTCGGCCCCAGTCGTCACAACATCAACAGCTGGGAAACCTACCGTCTCTACTTCCACTCCTGCTTCTGCCTCAACCACTTCAACTCCTattgtgacacacaaacaggtggCCGTAAACGTCACCGCTAAAACGGCACCAGTCAAGAAACCAGCTCCCTCCAAAATAACTGTTGTTT CCCATAAGCCAGTCAGCGCTCCAGCAGCCGcggtggtggcggcggctcCCAAGGCGGAGGAACCCATACAGCATCCGGTTCAGAGAATGGACCCTCAGAGTGACGATGAGGACTGTGACAGAGCTGGAGGCCAAGGAGACATTCAGCCAGTGGGACACGACTACGTCGAGGAG GTCCGTAACGATGACGGAAAGGTGATTCGATTCCACTGTAAACTGTGTGAGTGCAGTTTCAACGACCCCAACGCCAAAGACATGCACCTGAAAGGCAGAAGGCACCGACTCCAGTACAAG AAGAAAGTCAACCCAGAGCTTCCTGTGGAGATCAAGCCCAGTAACCGGGccaggaagctgcaggagagcaagctgaagaagcagaagcagaaagcGGTgctgaagagacagagagacgatGAGCAGCGCTGGCACATGGAGATGAGGTCAGACTCGTGGCCAAA ACGATATGAGGAGGACATGTactggaggaggatggaggaggagcagatgtACTGGGGGGAGCAAAGACGCAGGATGGCTCCTCCGCCCCTCATGAGCCGCCCTGGCATGCCAGTCCCACCTCTACTG ACGTGTGTGCGTCGGCCAGACTCTCCCGACGACCGCCACATCATGGCGAAACACTCGACCATTTACCCGGTGGAGGAAGAGCTGCAGGCGGTTCAGAGGATTGTCTCGCATTCTGAGAGAGCCCTAAAGCTGGTGTCAGACTTCCTGCTGGAGAAGGAGACTCCGGCTGTTGAAACCGCTGCTgatgagggagaagatgaaaaaag CGCTGAGAGTTCCGGGCGGCTGCTAAAAGGTGTGATGAGGGTGGGTATCCTGGCCAAAGGCCTGCTGCTACGCGGAGACAGAAATGTTGAGCTCATCCTACTGACTGCTAAGAAACCCACCATCTCTTTACTGAAGAATATCGCCAAGCATTTGCCCAAAGAACTAGAG ACATTTTCTGAAGATCAGTATGAGGTGCAGGCTCACCCCGAGGAGGCGAACATCGTGATATTTTCAAGCAAGGAGCCCAAAATGCAGGTGACCATTTCTCTCACCTCGCCGCTGATGAGGGAGGACCCTGCTACTGAGAAGGACAAGCAGGCAGGAGGAAAAACGGCTGAGAAAG GCGTGGCTGAAAAGGACCCGACTGACCTCCTGAACAAGAGGAAATGTCTGGAGTACCTGGCTGCTCTCCGTCACGCCAAATGGTTCCAG GCTCGTGCCAACGGGCTGCAATCATGTGTGATCATCATTCGGGTGCTGAGAGATTTATGTCAGCGGGTTCCTACATGGGGAAAGATGCCCTGCTGG GCGATGGAGCTGTTGGTGGAGAAGGTGATCAGCAGTGCTGCGGCCCCGCTGAGCCCGGGAGAGGCCATGCGCCGAGTCCTGGAGTGCATCTCCACGGGCATCCTGCTACCAG AAGGACCAGGCTTGATGGACCCGTGTGAGAAAGAGACTACAGATGCCTTGAGAAGCATGACGCTTCAAGCCAGAGAGGACATAACTGCCAGCGCACAG CACGCTCTGCGGCTGCTGGCTTTCCGTCAGATCCACAAGGTTCTGGGCATGGACTCGCTGCCGGCGTCCAAGGCCAGCGCCCGCAACCGGAAGCGCAGACGTGACGGCAGCGACTCCGgcgacggggagggggagggcaagAAAGACAAGAAGGAAGAAGCCGAGAGTGCTTAA
- the zfr2 gene encoding zinc finger RNA-binding protein isoform X5: MAASNYFGFTHAAGPQYSAQPPPAYSHPSTASYSVQQAPAVAHAVTASYTAAPVQAARPVVTAPYPTYQSHQAPPDYAYRQPDPPAPPQPTTTPQTYQVYPETQDSYSYGRPAAVTTYDNKQYYQTSIAPAQRTHTDNYYQTVGVKSAYSPAPSTVYSQPPPPQRQVTALKPLAPSVSTSYNIYPVSTSVQQPPTPISSYTLGSSFGSAVAATTYSGISYSSYDSTGYTSTPTPSYYQPAQQTLTQPQPPPPPQQQLQQTQPPIQPPPKQLTSSSWSNSGSNMVTAPTVNAYKKPLFHQSKLQRPKGPPKQPQLHYCDICKISCAGPQTYREHLEGQKHKKKEAALKSGGQSGANNGPRGVQTQLRCELCDVACTGVDAYAAHIRGAKHQKVVKLHTKLGKPIPSTEPVLVNSAPVVTTSTAGKPTVSTSTPASASTTSTPIVTHKQVAVNVTAKTAPVKKPAPSKITVVSHKPVSAPAAAVVAAAPKAEEPIQHPVQRMDPQSDDEDCDRAGGQGDIQPVGHDYVEEVRNDDGKVIRFHCKLCECSFNDPNAKDMHLKGRRHRLQYKKKVNPELPVEIKPSNRARKLQESKLKKQKQKAVLKRQRDDEQRWHMEMRSDSWPKRYEEDMYWRRMEEEQMYWGEQRRRMAPPPLMSRPGMPVPPLLTCVRRPDSPDDRHIMAKHSTIYPVEEELQAVQRIVSHSERALKLVSDFLLEKETPAVETAADEGEDEKSAESSGRLLKGVMRVGILAKGLLLRGDRNVELILLTAKKPTISLLKNIAKHLPKELETFSEDQYEVQAHPEEANIVIFSSKEPKMQVTISLTSPLMREDPATEKDKQAGGKTAEKGVAEKDPTDLLNKRKCLEYLAALRHAKWFQARANGLQSCVIIIRVLRDLCQRVPTWGKMPCWAMELLVEKVISSAAAPLSPGEAMRRVLECISTGILLPGPGLMDPCEKETTDALRSMTLQAREDITASAQHALRLLAFRQIHKVLGMDSLPASKASARNRKRRRDGSDSGDGEGEGKKDKKEEAESA; this comes from the exons ATGGCTGCAAGCAATTATTTCGGGTTCACGCATGCTGCCGGTCCGCAGTACAG tGCCCAGCCTCCCCCGGCCTATTCCCATCCCTCTACAGCCAGTTACAGCGTGCAGCAGGCTCCAGCCGTGGCTCACGCAGTGACTGCGTCCTATACTGCTGCTCCGGTCCAGGCAGCCAGGCCCGTGGTCACTGCTCCTTACCCCACCTATCAGAGCCACCAGGCGCCCCCTGACTACGCATACAGGCAGCCAGACCCCCCGGCGCCCCCGCagcccaccaccaccccacAGACGTACCAAGTATACCCGGAAACG CAGGACAGCTACAGCTACGGGCGTCCTGCAGCAGTGACCACCTATGACAACAAACAGTACTACCAGACGAGTATAGCTCCAgctcagaggacacacacagacaattacTACCAAACAG TAGGGGTAAAGAGCGCTTACAGTCCAGCACCCTCCACTGTGTACagccagcctcctcctccccagagGCAAGTAACGGCCCTGAAGCCTCTGGCCCCGTCTGTGTCCACCAGCTACAACATCTACCCCGTGTCCACCAGTGTGCAGCAGCCACCAACACCCATTTCATCCTACACCCTCGGCTCCTCCTTCGGCTCCGCTGTTGCGGCCACTACCTACTCGG GCATTAGCTACTCCAGTTATGACTCAACCGGCTACACCTCCACTCCCACCCCCTCCTATTACCAGCCGGCCCAGCAGACTCTCACCCAGccgcagcctcctcctcctcctcagcagcagctgcaacaGACCCAGCCCCCCATCCAGCCACCACCTAAGCAGCTGACGAGCTCTTCCTGGAGCAACTCGGGCAGCAACATGGTGACGGCGCCGACTGTAAACGCCTACAAGAAGCCCCTGTTTCACCAGAGCAAGCTGCAAAGACCCAAAGGGCCTCCGAAGCAGCCCCAGCTCCATTACTGTGACATTTGCAAGATCAGCTGTGCAGGCCCTCAG ACGTACCGGGAGCATCTAGAGGGCCAGAAACATAAGAAAAAAGAGGCAGCCCTGAAATCCGGGGGTCAGTCCGGGGCCAACAACGGGCCAAGGGGGGTCCAGACTCAGTTGCGCTGTGAGCTATGTGACGTCGCCTGCACCGGCGTGGACGCCTACGCCGCACATATCCGTGGGGCCAAACACCAGAAG GTGGTGAAACTTCACACCAAGTTGGGTAAACCTATACCTTCCACTGAGCCAGTGTTGGTGAATTCGGCCCCAGTCGTCACAACATCAACAGCTGGGAAACCTACCGTCTCTACTTCCACTCCTGCTTCTGCCTCAACCACTTCAACTCCTattgtgacacacaaacaggtggCCGTAAACGTCACCGCTAAAACGGCACCAGTCAAGAAACCAGCTCCCTCCAAAATAACTGTTGTTT CCCATAAGCCAGTCAGCGCTCCAGCAGCCGcggtggtggcggcggctcCCAAGGCGGAGGAACCCATACAGCATCCGGTTCAGAGAATGGACCCTCAGAGTGACGATGAGGACTGTGACAGAGCTGGAGGCCAAGGAGACATTCAGCCAGTGGGACACGACTACGTCGAGGAG GTCCGTAACGATGACGGAAAGGTGATTCGATTCCACTGTAAACTGTGTGAGTGCAGTTTCAACGACCCCAACGCCAAAGACATGCACCTGAAAGGCAGAAGGCACCGACTCCAGTACAAG AAGAAAGTCAACCCAGAGCTTCCTGTGGAGATCAAGCCCAGTAACCGGGccaggaagctgcaggagagcaagctgaagaagcagaagcagaaagcGGTgctgaagagacagagagacgatGAGCAGCGCTGGCACATGGAGATGAGGTCAGACTCGTGGCCAAA ACGATATGAGGAGGACATGTactggaggaggatggaggaggagcagatgtACTGGGGGGAGCAAAGACGCAGGATGGCTCCTCCGCCCCTCATGAGCCGCCCTGGCATGCCAGTCCCACCTCTACTG ACGTGTGTGCGTCGGCCAGACTCTCCCGACGACCGCCACATCATGGCGAAACACTCGACCATTTACCCGGTGGAGGAAGAGCTGCAGGCGGTTCAGAGGATTGTCTCGCATTCTGAGAGAGCCCTAAAGCTGGTGTCAGACTTCCTGCTGGAGAAGGAGACTCCGGCTGTTGAAACCGCTGCTgatgagggagaagatgaaaaaag CGCTGAGAGTTCCGGGCGGCTGCTAAAAGGTGTGATGAGGGTGGGTATCCTGGCCAAAGGCCTGCTGCTACGCGGAGACAGAAATGTTGAGCTCATCCTACTGACTGCTAAGAAACCCACCATCTCTTTACTGAAGAATATCGCCAAGCATTTGCCCAAAGAACTAGAG ACATTTTCTGAAGATCAGTATGAGGTGCAGGCTCACCCCGAGGAGGCGAACATCGTGATATTTTCAAGCAAGGAGCCCAAAATGCAGGTGACCATTTCTCTCACCTCGCCGCTGATGAGGGAGGACCCTGCTACTGAGAAGGACAAGCAGGCAGGAGGAAAAACGGCTGAGAAAG GCGTGGCTGAAAAGGACCCGACTGACCTCCTGAACAAGAGGAAATGTCTGGAGTACCTGGCTGCTCTCCGTCACGCCAAATGGTTCCAG GCTCGTGCCAACGGGCTGCAATCATGTGTGATCATCATTCGGGTGCTGAGAGATTTATGTCAGCGGGTTCCTACATGGGGAAAGATGCCCTGCTGG GCGATGGAGCTGTTGGTGGAGAAGGTGATCAGCAGTGCTGCGGCCCCGCTGAGCCCGGGAGAGGCCATGCGCCGAGTCCTGGAGTGCATCTCCACGGGCATCCTGCTACCAG GACCAGGCTTGATGGACCCGTGTGAGAAAGAGACTACAGATGCCTTGAGAAGCATGACGCTTCAAGCCAGAGAGGACATAACTGCCAGCGCACAG CACGCTCTGCGGCTGCTGGCTTTCCGTCAGATCCACAAGGTTCTGGGCATGGACTCGCTGCCGGCGTCCAAGGCCAGCGCCCGCAACCGGAAGCGCAGACGTGACGGCAGCGACTCCGgcgacggggagggggagggcaagAAAGACAAGAAGGAAGAAGCCGAGAGTGCTTAA
- the zfr2 gene encoding zinc finger RNA-binding protein isoform X10, whose protein sequence is MAASNYFGFTHAAGPQYSAQPPPAYSHPSTASYSVQQAPAVAHAVTASYTAAPVQAARPVVTAPYPTYQSHQAPPDYAYRQPDPPAPPQPTTTPQTYQVYPETQDSYSYGRPAAVTTYDNKQYYQTSIAPAQRTHTDNYYQTVGVKSAYSPAPSTVYSQPPPPQRQVTALKPLAPSVSTSYNIYPVSTSVQQPPTPISSYTLGSSFGSAVAATTYSGISYSSYDSTGYTSTPTPSYYQPAQQTLTQPQPPPPPQQQLQQTQPPIQPPPKQLTSSSWSNSGSNMVTAPTVNAYKKPLFHQSKLQRPKGPPKQPQLHYCDICKISCAGPQTYREHLEGQKHKKKEAALKSGGQSGANNGPRGVQTQLRCELCDVACTGVDAYAAHIRGAKHQKVVKLHTKLGKPIPSTEPVLVNSAPVVTTSTAGKPTVSTSTPASASTTSTPIVTHKQVAVNVTAKTAPVKKPAPSKITVVSHKPVSAPAAAVVAAAPKAEEPIQHPVQRMDPQSDDEDCDRAGGQGDIQPVGHDYVEEVRNDDGKVIRFHCKLCECSFNDPNAKDMHLKGRRHRLQYKKKVNPELPVEIKPSNRARKLQESKLKKQKQKAVLKRQRDDEQRWHMEMRRYEEDMYWRRMEEEQMYWGEQRRRMAPPPLMSRPGMPVPPLLTCVRRPDSPDDRHIMAKHSTIYPVEEELQAVQRIVSHSERALKLVSDFLLEKETPAVETAADEGEDEKSAESSGRLLKGVMRVGILAKGLLLRGDRNVELILLTAKKPTISLLKNIAKHLPKELETFSEDQYEVQAHPEEANIVIFSSKEPKMQVTISLTSPLMREDPATEKDKQAGGKTAEKGVAEKDPTDLLNKRKCLEYLAALRHAKWFQARANGLQSCVIIIRVLRDLCQRVPTWGKMPCWAMELLVEKVISSAAAPLSPGEAMRRVLECISTGILLPEGPGLMDPCEKETTDALRSMTLQAREDITASAQHALRLLAFRQIHKVLGMDSLPASKASARNRKRRRDGSDSGDGEGEGKKDKKEEAESA, encoded by the exons ATGGCTGCAAGCAATTATTTCGGGTTCACGCATGCTGCCGGTCCGCAGTACAG tGCCCAGCCTCCCCCGGCCTATTCCCATCCCTCTACAGCCAGTTACAGCGTGCAGCAGGCTCCAGCCGTGGCTCACGCAGTGACTGCGTCCTATACTGCTGCTCCGGTCCAGGCAGCCAGGCCCGTGGTCACTGCTCCTTACCCCACCTATCAGAGCCACCAGGCGCCCCCTGACTACGCATACAGGCAGCCAGACCCCCCGGCGCCCCCGCagcccaccaccaccccacAGACGTACCAAGTATACCCGGAAACG CAGGACAGCTACAGCTACGGGCGTCCTGCAGCAGTGACCACCTATGACAACAAACAGTACTACCAGACGAGTATAGCTCCAgctcagaggacacacacagacaattacTACCAAACAG TAGGGGTAAAGAGCGCTTACAGTCCAGCACCCTCCACTGTGTACagccagcctcctcctccccagagGCAAGTAACGGCCCTGAAGCCTCTGGCCCCGTCTGTGTCCACCAGCTACAACATCTACCCCGTGTCCACCAGTGTGCAGCAGCCACCAACACCCATTTCATCCTACACCCTCGGCTCCTCCTTCGGCTCCGCTGTTGCGGCCACTACCTACTCGG GCATTAGCTACTCCAGTTATGACTCAACCGGCTACACCTCCACTCCCACCCCCTCCTATTACCAGCCGGCCCAGCAGACTCTCACCCAGccgcagcctcctcctcctcctcagcagcagctgcaacaGACCCAGCCCCCCATCCAGCCACCACCTAAGCAGCTGACGAGCTCTTCCTGGAGCAACTCGGGCAGCAACATGGTGACGGCGCCGACTGTAAACGCCTACAAGAAGCCCCTGTTTCACCAGAGCAAGCTGCAAAGACCCAAAGGGCCTCCGAAGCAGCCCCAGCTCCATTACTGTGACATTTGCAAGATCAGCTGTGCAGGCCCTCAG ACGTACCGGGAGCATCTAGAGGGCCAGAAACATAAGAAAAAAGAGGCAGCCCTGAAATCCGGGGGTCAGTCCGGGGCCAACAACGGGCCAAGGGGGGTCCAGACTCAGTTGCGCTGTGAGCTATGTGACGTCGCCTGCACCGGCGTGGACGCCTACGCCGCACATATCCGTGGGGCCAAACACCAGAAG GTGGTGAAACTTCACACCAAGTTGGGTAAACCTATACCTTCCACTGAGCCAGTGTTGGTGAATTCGGCCCCAGTCGTCACAACATCAACAGCTGGGAAACCTACCGTCTCTACTTCCACTCCTGCTTCTGCCTCAACCACTTCAACTCCTattgtgacacacaaacaggtggCCGTAAACGTCACCGCTAAAACGGCACCAGTCAAGAAACCAGCTCCCTCCAAAATAACTGTTGTTT CCCATAAGCCAGTCAGCGCTCCAGCAGCCGcggtggtggcggcggctcCCAAGGCGGAGGAACCCATACAGCATCCGGTTCAGAGAATGGACCCTCAGAGTGACGATGAGGACTGTGACAGAGCTGGAGGCCAAGGAGACATTCAGCCAGTGGGACACGACTACGTCGAGGAG GTCCGTAACGATGACGGAAAGGTGATTCGATTCCACTGTAAACTGTGTGAGTGCAGTTTCAACGACCCCAACGCCAAAGACATGCACCTGAAAGGCAGAAGGCACCGACTCCAGTACAAG AAGAAAGTCAACCCAGAGCTTCCTGTGGAGATCAAGCCCAGTAACCGGGccaggaagctgcaggagagcaagctgaagaagcagaagcagaaagcGGTgctgaagagacagagagacgatGAGCAGCGCTGGCACATGGAGATGAG ACGATATGAGGAGGACATGTactggaggaggatggaggaggagcagatgtACTGGGGGGAGCAAAGACGCAGGATGGCTCCTCCGCCCCTCATGAGCCGCCCTGGCATGCCAGTCCCACCTCTACTG ACGTGTGTGCGTCGGCCAGACTCTCCCGACGACCGCCACATCATGGCGAAACACTCGACCATTTACCCGGTGGAGGAAGAGCTGCAGGCGGTTCAGAGGATTGTCTCGCATTCTGAGAGAGCCCTAAAGCTGGTGTCAGACTTCCTGCTGGAGAAGGAGACTCCGGCTGTTGAAACCGCTGCTgatgagggagaagatgaaaaaag CGCTGAGAGTTCCGGGCGGCTGCTAAAAGGTGTGATGAGGGTGGGTATCCTGGCCAAAGGCCTGCTGCTACGCGGAGACAGAAATGTTGAGCTCATCCTACTGACTGCTAAGAAACCCACCATCTCTTTACTGAAGAATATCGCCAAGCATTTGCCCAAAGAACTAGAG ACATTTTCTGAAGATCAGTATGAGGTGCAGGCTCACCCCGAGGAGGCGAACATCGTGATATTTTCAAGCAAGGAGCCCAAAATGCAGGTGACCATTTCTCTCACCTCGCCGCTGATGAGGGAGGACCCTGCTACTGAGAAGGACAAGCAGGCAGGAGGAAAAACGGCTGAGAAAG GCGTGGCTGAAAAGGACCCGACTGACCTCCTGAACAAGAGGAAATGTCTGGAGTACCTGGCTGCTCTCCGTCACGCCAAATGGTTCCAG GCTCGTGCCAACGGGCTGCAATCATGTGTGATCATCATTCGGGTGCTGAGAGATTTATGTCAGCGGGTTCCTACATGGGGAAAGATGCCCTGCTGG GCGATGGAGCTGTTGGTGGAGAAGGTGATCAGCAGTGCTGCGGCCCCGCTGAGCCCGGGAGAGGCCATGCGCCGAGTCCTGGAGTGCATCTCCACGGGCATCCTGCTACCAG AAGGACCAGGCTTGATGGACCCGTGTGAGAAAGAGACTACAGATGCCTTGAGAAGCATGACGCTTCAAGCCAGAGAGGACATAACTGCCAGCGCACAG CACGCTCTGCGGCTGCTGGCTTTCCGTCAGATCCACAAGGTTCTGGGCATGGACTCGCTGCCGGCGTCCAAGGCCAGCGCCCGCAACCGGAAGCGCAGACGTGACGGCAGCGACTCCGgcgacggggagggggagggcaagAAAGACAAGAAGGAAGAAGCCGAGAGTGCTTAA